A section of the Thermus antranikianii DSM 12462 genome encodes:
- the cycA gene encoding cytochrome C-552 has product MKRTLTALLLIGSLALAQADGAKLYAQCAGCHQANGQGIPGAFPPLAGHLSEVLAKQGGREYLIKVLLWGLQGQIEVKGVKYNGVMPAFGQLKDEEIAALLNHIATAWGDDKKVQGFKPFTAAEVKALREKKLTPQQVLEERKKLGLK; this is encoded by the coding sequence ATGAAGCGGACCCTAACGGCTCTCCTCCTGATCGGCAGCCTGGCCTTGGCCCAGGCGGACGGCGCCAAGCTCTACGCCCAGTGCGCGGGATGCCACCAGGCCAACGGGCAAGGAATACCCGGGGCCTTCCCGCCCCTGGCCGGGCACCTGTCCGAGGTCCTGGCCAAGCAGGGGGGGCGCGAGTACCTGATTAAGGTGCTCCTCTGGGGCCTTCAGGGCCAGATCGAGGTAAAGGGCGTGAAGTATAACGGAGTCATGCCTGCCTTTGGCCAGCTCAAGGACGAGGAGATCGCCGCCCTCCTCAATCACATCGCCACCGCCTGGGGCGACGACAAGAAGGTCCAGGGCTTCAAGCCCTTCACCGCCGCCGAGGTCAAGGCCCTGCGGGAAAAGAAGCTCACCCCCCAGCAGGTACTGGAGGAACGCAAGAAGCTGGGTCTGAAGTAG
- a CDS encoding ABC transporter ATP-binding protein: protein MLELSLEKRFPGFQLALDLAVQEGEVLALLGPSGSGKSTLLKLVAGLLSPDRGFVRFRGQDLTPLPPERRGVGFLFQDYALFPHLTVAENITFGLVEARWPRKEREARVKELLERMELTPHAQKRPQELSGGEQQRVALARALAPRPRLLLLDEPLGALDLRLREELLFFLRRTLRAEGVTTLVVTHDQGEAFLLAHRVALLRQGRLVQVGVPEEVYARPKDLWTARFLGHKNLLSPEESQALGLPAKPHLLLPKALRLGGEHPGVVEERLFFGNRVGLWVRLGKVRLYLEALEGPPEGAQVHLHLDPSQAVPLEG, encoded by the coding sequence GTGCTGGAGCTTTCCCTGGAAAAGCGCTTTCCCGGTTTTCAACTGGCCCTAGACCTTGCTGTTCAGGAAGGAGAGGTCCTGGCCCTCCTAGGACCCTCGGGCAGCGGGAAGAGCACCCTGCTGAAGCTCGTCGCCGGCCTCCTTTCCCCCGACCGGGGTTTCGTGCGCTTCCGCGGGCAGGACCTCACCCCCCTGCCCCCGGAAAGGCGGGGGGTAGGGTTTCTTTTCCAGGACTACGCCCTCTTCCCTCACCTTACCGTGGCGGAAAACATCACCTTTGGCCTGGTGGAGGCCCGTTGGCCCAGGAAGGAGCGAGAGGCACGGGTGAAGGAACTCCTTGAACGCATGGAGCTCACCCCCCATGCCCAAAAGCGCCCCCAGGAGCTTTCCGGGGGAGAGCAGCAACGGGTAGCCCTGGCCCGGGCCCTGGCGCCAAGGCCAAGGCTTCTCCTCCTGGACGAGCCCCTGGGAGCCCTGGACTTGAGGCTACGGGAGGAGCTTCTCTTCTTTTTGCGCAGGACCCTTCGGGCGGAAGGGGTGACCACCCTGGTGGTCACCCACGACCAGGGGGAGGCCTTCCTCCTGGCCCACCGGGTAGCCCTCCTGCGGCAGGGAAGGCTCGTGCAGGTGGGAGTTCCGGAAGAGGTGTACGCAAGGCCCAAGGACCTCTGGACCGCCCGCTTCCTCGGGCACAAGAACCTCCTCTCCCCGGAGGAAAGCCAGGCCCTGGGCTTGCCTGCCAAGCCCCACCTTCTTTTGCCCAAAGCCCTTCGCCTGGGAGGGGAGCACCCAGGGGTGGTGGAGGAACGGCTTTTCTTCGGAAACAGGGTGGGGCTTTGGGTGCGGCTTGGGAAGGTGCGGCTTTACCTCGAGGCCCTGGAAGGCCCCCCGGAGGGAGCCCAGGTCCACCTCCACCTGGATCCTTCCCAGGCGGTACCCTTGGAGGGATGA
- a CDS encoding DUF815 domain-containing protein — MRLPKTPLDLLDLDLPRGEPWGYAFAQSLLKAPWAWRALRPTPGLLQLIRQDLEVLSLELEGRRKEYPLADLGERPPHPAEEGALAALLARDPEALVRVLQAHGPYPFALYRAFRFAGEVRPLGSYRLPREDELLGYEEQLKALRTNALRFLSGKPALHTLLYGARGTGKSTAAKSLLHLREARMVEVEPKALAHLENLLERLALLPHRFFLFLDDLSLDPKEEAFHHLKALLEGSLEGPPENVLLLATSNRRHLVRQTGENPLPGTDPTAWDELQDTLALSERFGLVLTFPPFDKTLYLKAVAHHLGRSLTPEEEREALRFALQKGFSGRVARQFARSLL, encoded by the coding sequence ATGAGGCTTCCCAAGACCCCCCTGGACCTCCTGGACCTGGACCTGCCCCGGGGCGAACCCTGGGGCTATGCCTTCGCCCAAAGCCTCCTCAAAGCCCCCTGGGCCTGGCGGGCTTTAAGGCCCACCCCGGGGCTTCTCCAGCTGATACGGCAGGACCTCGAGGTCCTCTCCCTGGAACTGGAGGGGAGGCGGAAGGAGTACCCTTTAGCCGACCTGGGGGAACGTCCCCCCCACCCCGCTGAGGAAGGGGCCCTGGCTGCCCTCCTCGCCCGCGACCCCGAGGCCCTAGTCCGGGTGCTCCAAGCCCACGGGCCCTATCCCTTTGCCCTCTACCGGGCCTTCCGCTTCGCTGGCGAGGTGCGCCCCCTGGGAAGCTACCGCCTGCCCCGGGAGGACGAACTTCTGGGCTACGAAGAGCAGCTTAAGGCCCTCAGGACCAATGCCCTCCGTTTCCTCTCGGGAAAACCCGCCCTCCACACCCTCCTCTACGGGGCCCGGGGCACGGGCAAAAGCACCGCCGCCAAGAGCCTTTTGCACCTTAGAGAAGCCCGCATGGTGGAGGTGGAGCCCAAGGCCTTGGCCCACCTGGAAAACCTGCTGGAAAGGCTGGCCCTCCTTCCCCATCGCTTCTTCCTCTTCCTGGACGACCTCTCCCTGGATCCCAAAGAGGAAGCTTTCCACCACCTGAAGGCCCTCCTGGAAGGAAGCCTGGAGGGCCCTCCGGAAAACGTTCTCTTGCTGGCTACTTCCAACCGCCGCCACCTGGTGCGCCAAACCGGGGAAAACCCCTTACCCGGGACCGACCCCACCGCCTGGGATGAGCTTCAGGACACCCTGGCCCTCTCCGAGCGCTTCGGGCTGGTCCTCACCTTCCCGCCCTTTGACAAGACCCTTTACCTGAAGGCAGTGGCCCACCACCTGGGCCGCTCCTTGACCCCGGAGGAGGAAAGGGAGGCCCTGCGTTTTGCCCTGCAAAAAGGCTTCTCCGGGCGCGTGGCCCGGCAGTTCGCCCGAAGCCTGCTTTAA
- a CDS encoding thiamine diphosphokinase: MRRFALLLGGPLLVTKALRERLRDLRLLAADSGGRHALALGLPLELWLGDFDSSPPWLQQILPAPKEVLPRDKDRTDGEALVRKALELGAEEVLLLGGIGGRLDHTLAHLELAFLLAEKGIRVELTDGLTRAFPLPVGFHVFPLEKGSSFSLLPFPEATLAVEGARWNLPSTPLKATTLTLENQALGPIRVRVERGRAVLYLF, translated from the coding sequence ATGAGGCGCTTCGCCCTCCTCCTAGGCGGCCCCCTCCTGGTAACAAAGGCCTTGCGGGAACGCCTAAGGGACCTCCGCCTCCTGGCGGCGGACTCCGGTGGACGGCACGCCCTGGCCCTGGGGCTTCCCTTGGAGCTATGGCTTGGGGACTTCGACTCAAGCCCCCCCTGGCTCCAGCAAATCCTTCCCGCCCCCAAGGAGGTGCTTCCCCGGGATAAGGACCGGACGGACGGCGAAGCCCTGGTGCGAAAAGCCTTGGAGCTAGGAGCCGAAGAAGTCCTCCTCCTAGGGGGCATTGGGGGCCGCCTGGACCACACCCTAGCCCACCTGGAGCTGGCCTTTCTGCTGGCGGAAAAGGGGATAAGGGTAGAGCTCACCGACGGGCTTACCCGGGCCTTCCCCCTCCCTGTTGGATTCCACGTCTTCCCCTTGGAAAAGGGGAGTTCCTTCAGCCTCCTGCCCTTCCCCGAGGCCACCTTGGCCGTGGAAGGAGCCCGCTGGAACCTTCCCTCCACCCCCCTTAAGGCCACCACCCTCACCCTGGAAAACCAGGCCCTGGGGCCCATCCGGGTGCGGGTGGAAAGGGGACGGGCGGTGCTTTACCTGTTCTAG
- a CDS encoding CTP synthase, whose protein sequence is MNGVSESTQRPRKYVFVTGGVVSSLGKGILTSSLGALFRARGYRVTAIKIDPYVNVDAGTMRPYEHGEVFVTADGAETDLDIGHYERFLDLDLSRGNNLTTGQVYLSVIQKERRGEYLSQTVQVIPHITDEIKDRIRKVAEEQGAEVVVVEVGGTVGDIESLPFLEAIRQFRFDEGEENTFYIHLTLVPYLETSEEFKTKPTQHSVATLRSVGIQPDAIVLRSVKPVPEEVRRKVALFTNVRPGHVFSSPNVEHIYEIPLLLEEQGLGRVVERALGLEAVFPNLSFWQEAVRVLKHPERTVRIAIAGKYVKMPDAYLSLLEALKHAGIRHGARVEVKWVDAESLEGADLDEAFRDVSGILVPGGFGVRGIEGKVRAAQYAREKGIPYLGICLGLQIAVIEFARHVAGLKGANSTEFDPYTPHPVIDLMPEQLEVEGLGGTMRLGDWPMRIRPGTLLHRLYGKEEVLERHRHRYEVNPLYVDQLERAGLVISATTPGMRGRGAGLVEAIELRDHPFFLGLQSHPEFKSRPMRPSPPFAGFVEAALRHAGL, encoded by the coding sequence GTGAACGGGGTTTCCGAGAGCACGCAAAGGCCGAGGAAGTACGTGTTTGTCACCGGGGGTGTGGTGTCCAGCCTGGGCAAGGGCATCCTCACCTCTTCCCTGGGAGCCCTCTTTCGGGCCCGGGGGTATAGGGTTACCGCCATCAAGATCGACCCCTACGTGAACGTGGATGCGGGGACCATGCGTCCCTATGAGCACGGGGAGGTCTTTGTCACCGCCGACGGGGCGGAAACCGACCTGGACATCGGCCACTACGAGCGCTTCCTGGACCTGGACCTCTCCCGGGGCAACAACCTCACCACGGGCCAGGTGTACCTTTCCGTGATCCAGAAGGAGCGCCGGGGGGAGTACCTTTCCCAGACGGTGCAGGTGATTCCCCACATCACCGACGAGATCAAGGACCGGATCCGCAAGGTGGCGGAGGAGCAGGGGGCCGAGGTGGTGGTGGTGGAGGTGGGGGGCACGGTGGGGGATATCGAGAGCCTTCCCTTCCTGGAGGCCATCCGCCAGTTTCGCTTTGACGAGGGGGAGGAGAACACCTTTTACATCCACCTCACCCTGGTCCCCTACCTGGAAACCAGCGAGGAGTTCAAGACCAAGCCCACCCAGCACTCCGTGGCCACCCTAAGGAGCGTGGGCATCCAGCCCGATGCCATCGTTCTCCGCTCGGTGAAACCGGTGCCGGAGGAGGTGCGCAGGAAGGTGGCCCTGTTCACCAATGTGCGCCCTGGGCATGTGTTCAGCAGCCCCAATGTGGAGCACATCTACGAGATACCCCTCCTTCTTGAGGAGCAGGGCCTGGGCCGGGTGGTGGAAAGGGCCCTGGGCCTCGAGGCCGTCTTCCCCAACCTTTCCTTCTGGCAGGAGGCGGTTCGGGTTTTGAAGCACCCCGAGCGCACCGTGAGGATCGCCATCGCCGGCAAGTACGTGAAGATGCCGGACGCCTATCTCTCCCTTCTGGAGGCCTTGAAGCATGCGGGCATCCGGCACGGGGCCCGGGTGGAGGTGAAGTGGGTGGATGCGGAGAGCCTCGAGGGAGCCGATTTGGACGAGGCTTTCCGGGATGTTTCCGGTATCCTCGTCCCAGGAGGGTTTGGGGTGAGGGGCATTGAGGGTAAGGTGCGGGCGGCCCAGTACGCCCGGGAAAAGGGAATCCCCTATCTGGGCATCTGCCTGGGGTTGCAGATTGCGGTGATCGAGTTTGCCCGGCATGTGGCCGGGCTCAAGGGGGCCAATTCCACGGAGTTTGACCCCTACACCCCCCACCCGGTGATCGACCTGATGCCCGAACAGCTGGAGGTGGAGGGCCTGGGAGGCACCATGCGCCTTGGGGACTGGCCCATGCGCATCCGCCCGGGTACCCTCCTCCACCGCCTTTACGGCAAGGAGGAGGTGCTGGAGCGCCACCGCCACCGGTACGAGGTGAATCCCCTCTACGTGGACCAGTTGGAGCGGGCTGGGCTGGTGATCTCCGCCACCACCCCGGGGATGCGGGGCCGGGGGGCGGGGCTGGTGGAGGCCATCGAGCTCAGGGACCACCCCTTCTTCCTGGGCTTGCAAAGCCACCCCGAGTTCAAAAGCCGGCCCATGCGCCCCTCCCCTCCCTTTGCGGGCTTCGTGGAGGCGGCGTTAAGGCACGCGGGGCTTTAA